One genomic region from Daphnia magna isolate NIES linkage group LG10, ASM2063170v1.1, whole genome shotgun sequence encodes:
- the LOC116932315 gene encoding probable RNA-binding protein 46, with amino-acid sequence MLRNGQRTYGGPPPNWTGPPPTKGSEVFVGKIPRDLMEDELLSIFETVGPVFEIRLMMDGAAGGNRGFAFVTFTTPSDAAKAIQQLNRYEIRPHRFIGVLRSLDNCRLFIGGIPNDKSREDIREEMTRHTDGVVAVILYSAIADKSKNRGFAFVEYESHRAAAIARRKCMTGRFQLFEKSVAVDWAEPEPTVEEEILSKVRVLYVRNLVVLTPEKILEELFNAASDNGVEKVKVLKDYAFVHLASRSQAQQAMDSLQDRELNGAKMQITWAKPVARKNKHCIVQSKAGASCTTASRSMSHRALYPVAVPHVWPHVPFTHPAAIQPHLNGLHAFPPYPPYPHQSLPFNYVMPDRNHNQLPADLFYTDSPPQLTSAFMHQQTSDTNSSQQQVISPWMNGGYTDNVKILTFLCRLHTLGEPIFEISVSADHRYVAKIIIPRLGPPYNVFQVAETYATENEAQQAIAGCVINHVNQVLSAYGESSLCSRMENFSLKANGFPGNYIASV; translated from the exons ATGTTGCGAAACGGACAAAGAACGTACGGTGGGCCGCCGCCGAATTGGACAGGGCCACCGCCCACTAAAGGCTCGGAAGTGTTTGTAGGTAAAATTCCCCGTGATCTGATGGAGGATGAGCTTTTGTCGATATTCGAGACGGTCGGCCCAGTGTTCGAGATCCGTCTGATGATGGATGGGGCTGCCGGGGGTAATCGTGGTTTCGCTTTTGTAACCTTCACTACGCCATCGGATGCGGCCAAAGCCATTCAGCAGCTCAATCGCTACGAAATTCGACCCCATCGGTTCATTGGTGTCCTCAGATCTTTGGACAATTGTCGGCTATTCATCGGGGGAATACCCAACGATAAATCCAGAGAAGATATACGAGAAGAAATGACGCGCCACACAGATGGTGTCGTTGCCGTCATCCTCTACAG TGCCATTGCAGACAAGTCAAAGAACAGAGGCTTTGCTTTCGTCGAGTACGAATCGCACCGCGCTGCTGCCATTGCACGTAGGAAATGCATGACTGGACGATTTCAGCTGTTTGAGAAAAGCGTGGCCGTTGACTGGGCAGAGCCAGAACCCACCGTAGAAGAGGAAATTCTATCTAAA GTGCGTGTCCTCTATGTTCGCAATCTTGTAGTGCTTACACCTGAAAAAATATTGGAAGAATTATTCAACGCCGCCAGTGACAATGGGGTTGAGAAGGTGAAAGTGTTGAAGGATTACGCCTTTGTTCATTTAGCCAGCCGTTCACAAGCGCAACAAGCCATGGATTCCCTTCAAG ATCGGGAGCTGAATGGTGCCAAGATGCAAATTACGTGGGCGAAACCAGTTGCGAGGAAGAACAAACATTGTATCGTACAAAGCAAAGCGGGCGCATCTTGCACGACAGCGAGCCGGTCGATGAGTCATCGGGCACTTTACCCAGTGGCAGTTCCACACGTGTGGCCACACGTCCCTTTCACTCATCCTGCCGCCATTCAACCGCATCTGAACGGTCTTCACGCGTTTCCGCCATATCCTCCCTATCCGCACCA GAGTCTACCTTTTAACTACGTTATGCCGGACCGCAATCACAACCAATTACCCGCAGATTTGTTTTACACTGATTCCCCACCGCAACTGACGTCAGCTTTCATGCATCAGCAGACAAGCGATACAAAT TCGTCGCAACAACAGGTAATTTCGCCGTGGATGAACGGAGGATACACTGACAACGTAAAG ATTCTCACATTTTTGTGTCGATTGCATACTTTGGGTGAGCCAATATTTGAAATCTCTGTTAGTGCAGACCATCGTTATGTTGCCAAG ATAATTATTCCTCGTCTTGGGCCGCCTTATAACGTCTTTCAAGTCGCTGAG ACGTATGCAACGGAAAACGAGGCTCAACAAGCGATTGCTGGATGTGTGATCAATCATGTGAACCAAGTGCTATCCGCTTACG GGGAAAGTTCCCTGTGTTCCCGGATGGAAAACTTTTCCCTGAAAGCTAACGGTTTCCCTGGAAACTATATTGCGTCGGTGTAG